A single window of Liolophura sinensis isolate JHLJ2023 chromosome 6, CUHK_Ljap_v2, whole genome shotgun sequence DNA harbors:
- the LOC135467399 gene encoding LOW QUALITY PROTEIN: lysozyme 3-like (The sequence of the model RefSeq protein was modified relative to this genomic sequence to represent the inferred CDS: deleted 2 bases in 1 codon): MDLNPSCGASVAQLASKCLMCICQVESNYKDVGCTFDVNSLSCGYYQIKNPYYTDCGKPGSGKCWKPCASNLACAETCVRKYMGRYSKYCTRTCPYARIYNGGPGGCQSSATLSYWSKVKACLASL, encoded by the exons ATGGACCTTAATCCATcatgcggggcctccgtggctcagttg GCATCGAAGTGCTTAATGTGCATTTGTCAG GTGGAATCTAATTACAAGGATGTCGGATGTACATTCGACGTGAACTCACTGTCTTGTGGATACTATCAAATTAAGAATCCGTATTACACAGATTGTGGGAAGCCAGGCAGTGGTAAGTG CTGGAAGCCTTGCGCCTCCAATTTGGCTTGTGCCGAAACGTGTGTGAGGAAGTACATGGGCCGGTATAGTAAGTACTGCACT AGGACATGCCCCTACGCCAGGATCTACAACGGAGGACCGGGAGGCTGTCAGTCATCTGCAACTCTCTCCTACTGGTCAAAGGTCAAGGCTTGTCTTGCCTCGTTGTGA
- the LOC135468703 gene encoding lysozyme-like — MILKLVALFACVAYASAAISSSCLACICEVESNCRALSCRMDVGSLSCGYYQIKSAYYSDCHSPGSGWQSCSSSKSCADQCVRNYMARYGTYCTGGRTPTCEDYARVHNGGPYGCRHSNTLGYWQKVQACLSRGKK; from the exons ATGATTCTGAAACTTGTAGCTCTGTTTGCTTGCGTGGCCTACGCATCGGCTG CCATCAGCTCTTCTTGTCTTGCCTGCATCTGCGAG GTGGAGTCCAACTGTAGGGCGTTGTCGTGTCGTATGGATGTGGGATCTTTGTCCTGTGGATATTACCAGATCAAATCAGCGTACTACAGCGACTGCCACTCCCCTGGTTCCG GCTGGCAGTCATGTTCCTCTAGCAAGTCTTGCGCTGACCAGTGTGTGAGGAACTACATGGCCCGATATGGGACGTACTGTACTGGAGGCCGGACTCCCACATGCGAGGACTACGCCAGAGTTCACAATGGCGGACCATACGGCTGTAGACACTCTAACACTCTTGGCTACTGGCAGAAGGTGCAGGCTTGCCTGAGCAGAGGCAAGAAGTAA